A DNA window from Chitinibacter fontanus contains the following coding sequences:
- the pgl gene encoding 6-phosphogluconolactonase yields the protein MSLQWHEFSNKEALDQQLALTIADELKQAIAQRGQAGLAVSGGRTPAGMFKALRNINLDWSRVIITLVDERWVQADHADSNERLTRENLLQDAAAAATFVSLVNQAATPHEALAEIEARLASLPKPIDVVVLGMGDDGHTASLFPNAPELEAACASTQLLAAVTPPVAPHQRITLTLPSIVCSRKVIVHITSDSKKALLLDAMATDVAISEQYPIRRVLDQVPQADVFWAA from the coding sequence ATGTCTTTGCAATGGCATGAATTTAGCAACAAAGAAGCACTTGATCAGCAATTGGCGCTCACTATCGCAGACGAGCTCAAACAAGCAATCGCGCAGCGTGGCCAAGCGGGTTTAGCGGTTTCAGGTGGTCGCACGCCAGCCGGCATGTTCAAAGCCTTGCGTAATATCAATCTCGACTGGTCACGAGTGATCATTACCCTCGTTGACGAGCGCTGGGTGCAAGCTGATCACGCCGACAGCAATGAACGTTTGACGCGTGAAAATTTATTGCAAGACGCTGCTGCTGCTGCAACTTTTGTTTCTTTAGTCAATCAAGCGGCAACTCCGCATGAAGCATTGGCAGAAATCGAAGCACGCTTAGCATCGCTACCTAAGCCAATTGATGTGGTCGTACTCGGCATGGGTGATGATGGTCATACTGCATCGCTATTTCCAAATGCACCTGAGCTGGAAGCGGCATGTGCTTCAACCCAACTATTGGCCGCAGTAACCCCACCAGTGGCTCCACATCAGCGCATTACACTCACGCTACCGAGCATTGTTTGCAGCCGCAAAGTAATCGTACACATTACTAGCGATAGCAAAAAAGCACTGCTATTGGATGCCATGGCGACGGATGTCGCTATCTCTGAGCAATATCCTATTCGCCGTGTTCTTGACCAAGTTCCCCAAGCTGACGTTTTCTGGGCTGCCTGA
- the hexR gene encoding transcriptional regulator HexR: MLERIKTVLDSLSKSERKVAELVIAQPNLVANAPIAQIAELADVSQPTVIRFCRSLNCSGLQDFKLRLTRSLVSGVPYVHSMVSADDSAHDLARKLFDNNISHLLRCRNELDTDVLERAIKVLSNTHKIEVWGQGQSGAVAIDAQNKFFRLGVPTVAYTDPHMHGMSASMLKPGDAVIAVSNSGRTLDMLRSVEIARDAGADVIGITHSKSPLAKRCNICLYADTMEDPDLYTPMITRIVHLVIIDVLAVGVALKRGPELIDQLEKMKRNMKEKRVRGHE; the protein is encoded by the coding sequence ATGCTCGAACGCATCAAAACCGTACTCGATTCATTATCGAAATCAGAGCGTAAAGTTGCCGAGTTGGTCATTGCGCAGCCAAATCTGGTGGCCAATGCCCCGATTGCACAAATTGCTGAGTTGGCCGATGTTTCACAACCGACGGTGATTCGCTTCTGTCGCTCGCTCAACTGTTCAGGCCTACAGGACTTTAAACTGCGCCTTACCCGCAGTTTGGTATCTGGTGTGCCCTATGTGCACTCGATGGTCTCGGCAGATGATTCTGCCCATGATCTAGCGCGTAAACTATTTGATAACAATATTTCGCACCTGCTCCGTTGTCGCAACGAGCTCGATACTGATGTACTTGAACGCGCAATTAAAGTGCTATCGAACACACATAAAATCGAGGTTTGGGGCCAAGGCCAATCGGGTGCGGTGGCGATTGACGCGCAAAATAAATTTTTCCGTCTTGGTGTACCCACGGTCGCCTACACCGACCCGCATATGCACGGCATGAGCGCGTCGATGCTCAAGCCGGGTGATGCCGTGATTGCGGTCTCTAACTCTGGCCGTACGCTCGATATGCTGCGCTCAGTTGAAATCGCCCGCGATGCCGGCGCTGACGTCATTGGTATTACCCACAGCAAATCCCCACTCGCGAAGCGCTGCAATATTTGCCTTTATGCCGACACGATGGAAGACCCGGATTTGTACACCCCAATGATCACCCGCATTGTGCATTTGGTGATTATTGACGTACTCGCCGTGGGCGTCGCACTCAAACGCGGCCCAGAGCTGATTGATCAGCTTGAAAAAATGAAACGCAATATGAAAGAAAAACGAGTTCGCGGCCATGAGTAA
- the aceE gene encoding pyruvate dehydrogenase (acetyl-transferring), homodimeric type: MADQINDHDPQETKEWLEALQGVIAAEGAERAHFLVEKLVDQARQDGVNIPYTATTAYINTIPAHLQAKHPGNAHLEERILSYTRWNAAAMVAKANRDAAEPGGHISSFASAATLYDVGWNHFWHAANENHGGDLVYFQGHSAPGMYSRAFLEGRISEDQLNKFRREVDGDGLSSYPHPWLMPDFWQFPTVSMGLGPLMAIYQARFMKYLDDRGFKQKGDRHVWCFCGDGEMDEPESLGAISLAGREKLDNLIFVINCNLQRLDGPVRGNGKIIQELEGDFRGSGWNVIKVVWGSGWDALLAQDKKGLLQKRMMEVVDGEYQTYKSKNGAYVREHFFGKYPELLDLVANMTDDDIWKLTRGGNDLFKVYAAYKAAVEHKGQPTLLLVKTVKGFGVGAAGESQNTAHNTKKLGDDDLLHLRDRFHVPLSDEEAKACTFYRPPADSPEYKYMMERRAALGGFIPSRKPVNEPLEVPALDAFKALLESSGEREMSTTMAFVRILNTLVKDKQIGKRVVPIVPDESRTFGMEGMFRQLGIWSHVGQLYEPQDADQLMFYKESQTGQILQEGINEAGAMSDWIAAATSYANHGHTMIPFYIYYSMFGFQRIGDLAWAAGDLRARGFLIGGTAGRTTLNGEGLQHQDGHGHLFAEFVPNCVSYDPTFAYELAVIVQDGMRRMYQDQENIYYYLSVMNENYAHPAMPAGAEAGILRGLYQFKQGDAGKLKVQLMGSGTIFREVIAAADLLKADFGVDADIWSAPSFNELRRDGMAATRHNYLNPTAEQRVPYVTECLKDAQGPVICATDYKRTYADQIREYVPGRYVVLGCDGFGRSASRQELRSFFEVDRYHVAVAALKALADEGLLPVAKVAEAIAKYGIRTERPAPWTV, from the coding sequence ATGGCAGATCAGATTAACGACCATGATCCACAAGAAACCAAAGAATGGCTCGAAGCGCTACAAGGCGTTATCGCAGCTGAAGGCGCTGAACGCGCCCATTTCCTCGTGGAAAAACTGGTAGATCAAGCCCGTCAAGACGGTGTGAACATCCCTTACACTGCCACTACGGCTTACATCAACACCATTCCTGCGCACTTGCAAGCCAAGCACCCAGGCAATGCACACCTTGAAGAACGCATTTTGTCGTACACCCGCTGGAATGCAGCGGCGATGGTGGCTAAGGCCAACCGCGATGCGGCCGAGCCTGGTGGTCACATTTCTTCATTTGCTTCAGCCGCCACGTTGTACGATGTGGGTTGGAATCATTTCTGGCACGCCGCCAATGAAAACCACGGCGGTGACTTGGTTTATTTCCAAGGTCACTCTGCGCCAGGTATGTACTCACGCGCCTTCCTCGAAGGTCGCATTTCTGAAGACCAACTGAACAAATTCCGTCGCGAAGTGGACGGTGACGGTCTGTCTTCGTACCCGCACCCATGGTTGATGCCAGATTTCTGGCAATTCCCAACTGTATCGATGGGTCTGGGCCCACTGATGGCGATCTACCAAGCTCGCTTTATGAAATATCTGGATGATCGCGGCTTTAAACAAAAAGGCGATCGTCACGTTTGGTGTTTCTGCGGTGACGGTGAAATGGACGAGCCAGAATCTCTGGGCGCGATTTCATTGGCTGGCCGTGAAAAACTCGACAACTTGATTTTCGTTATCAACTGCAACTTGCAACGTCTGGATGGCCCAGTACGCGGTAACGGCAAAATCATCCAAGAACTCGAAGGCGACTTCCGTGGTTCGGGCTGGAACGTAATCAAAGTGGTTTGGGGCTCAGGCTGGGATGCCTTGCTGGCGCAAGACAAGAAAGGCTTGCTGCAAAAACGTATGATGGAAGTGGTTGACGGCGAATACCAGACTTACAAATCGAAAAATGGCGCTTACGTGCGCGAACACTTCTTCGGTAAATACCCAGAATTGCTCGACCTCGTTGCGAACATGACCGACGACGACATCTGGAAACTGACGCGCGGCGGTAACGATCTGTTTAAAGTTTACGCTGCGTACAAAGCGGCCGTTGAGCACAAAGGCCAACCAACGCTCTTGCTCGTTAAAACCGTTAAAGGTTTCGGCGTTGGCGCTGCCGGTGAATCACAAAACACCGCGCACAACACCAAGAAATTGGGTGACGATGACTTGTTGCATCTGCGCGATCGTTTCCACGTGCCATTGTCTGATGAAGAAGCCAAAGCGTGCACTTTCTATCGTCCACCAGCAGACAGCCCAGAGTACAAATACATGATGGAGCGTCGCGCAGCATTGGGCGGCTTTATCCCATCACGTAAACCAGTCAACGAACCACTGGAAGTGCCAGCGCTGGACGCATTCAAAGCCTTGCTCGAATCTTCGGGCGAGCGCGAAATGTCAACGACCATGGCCTTTGTGCGTATCTTGAACACCTTGGTGAAAGACAAACAAATCGGCAAACGCGTGGTGCCTATCGTTCCCGATGAGAGCCGTACTTTCGGTATGGAAGGTATGTTCCGTCAATTGGGCATCTGGTCACACGTGGGTCAATTGTACGAGCCACAAGATGCTGACCAACTGATGTTCTACAAAGAATCGCAAACCGGTCAGATCTTGCAAGAAGGTATCAATGAAGCGGGCGCGATGTCAGACTGGATCGCCGCAGCAACATCGTATGCCAACCACGGCCACACGATGATTCCGTTCTACATCTACTACTCGATGTTCGGTTTCCAACGTATCGGTGACTTGGCTTGGGCAGCAGGCGACTTGCGCGCACGCGGCTTCTTGATCGGCGGAACGGCTGGTCGCACGACACTGAACGGCGAAGGCTTGCAGCACCAAGATGGTCACGGTCATCTGTTTGCTGAATTCGTACCAAACTGCGTGTCTTACGATCCGACGTTTGCGTATGAATTGGCCGTGATCGTGCAAGACGGTATGCGTCGTATGTATCAAGACCAAGAGAACATCTACTACTACCTGTCGGTGATGAACGAGAACTACGCTCACCCAGCGATGCCAGCGGGTGCGGAAGCGGGCATCCTGCGCGGTCTGTACCAATTCAAACAAGGCGACGCTGGTAAGCTCAAAGTTCAATTGATGGGCTCAGGCACGATCTTCCGTGAAGTGATCGCGGCGGCTGATTTGCTGAAAGCGGACTTCGGTGTTGATGCCGACATCTGGTCAGCGCCAAGCTTTAACGAACTGCGTCGTGACGGTATGGCCGCAACTCGCCACAACTACCTGAACCCAACCGCTGAACAGCGCGTTCCATACGTTACGGAATGCCTGAAAGATGCCCAAGGTCCAGTGATTTGTGCGACTGACTATAAACGCACTTACGCCGATCAAATCCGCGAATACGTACCAGGTCGCTATGTGGTACTCGGTTGCGACGGCTTCGGTCGTTCAGCTAGCCGCCAAGAGTTGCGCAGCTTCTTCGAAGTTGATCGCTACCACGTTGCCGTGGCTGCACTAAAAGCCTTGGCCGACGAAGGCTTGCTACCAGTGGCTAAAGTCGCTGAAGCGATTGCGAAATACGGCATCCGCACCGAGCGCCCAGCGCCTTGGACTGTGTAA
- the edd gene encoding phosphogluconate dehydratase: MSLHPGLVEVTQRVIERSKESRSRYLARVEQAASKEPVRKGLACTNQAHAWAAMPETDKIMMREMRQPNLAIVSAYNEMLSAHQPFETFPAIIKKAANEAGATAQFAGGVPAMCDGVTQGQPGMELSLFSRDVIAMSTAVALSHNMFDATLCLGVCDKIVPGLLIGALQFGHLPTIFVPAGPMTTGIANKEKNITRQLFAEGKVGRDALLASEEGSYHGPGTCTFFGTANSNQMLMEIMGLHMPGAAFTNPGTPLRDALTVAATKRAAQITALGNEFIPVGKVIDEKAIINGIIGLLATGGSTNHTIHLIAIARAAGVIINWSDFNDLSAIIPLLAKVYPNGAADVNHFHAAGGMGYLIRELLDAGLLHEDVWTAAGFGLRHYAQEPFLDNGVAVWRDAPVQSGDDSVLRTAANPFQADGGTKLLQGNLGRAVIKTSAVAVEHRIVNAPAIVFDDQEDVIAAFKRGELERDFVAVVRFQGPRANGMPELHKLTPPLGVLQDRGFKVALVTDGRMSGASGKVPAAIHITPEVVSGGALGKVRTGDMILLNAETGELVAQVDAAEWNTREVATADLSANGFGMGRELFTTFRAAATGAEEGAISLGLAH, from the coding sequence ATGTCCCTGCATCCTGGTTTGGTCGAAGTTACTCAGCGCGTTATTGAACGCAGTAAAGAATCACGTTCTCGCTATTTGGCGCGTGTGGAGCAGGCGGCAAGTAAAGAGCCAGTGCGTAAAGGTCTGGCCTGTACCAATCAGGCGCACGCTTGGGCTGCAATGCCAGAGACAGATAAAATCATGATGCGTGAAATGCGTCAGCCAAATTTGGCGATCGTTTCTGCATATAACGAAATGCTCTCAGCGCATCAGCCATTTGAAACTTTCCCTGCAATTATTAAAAAAGCGGCCAATGAGGCTGGCGCGACTGCGCAGTTTGCTGGTGGTGTTCCTGCTATGTGTGATGGCGTGACCCAAGGCCAGCCAGGTATGGAGTTGTCGCTGTTCAGTCGTGACGTGATCGCGATGTCTACTGCTGTGGCGCTCTCGCACAATATGTTTGATGCCACGCTCTGTTTGGGCGTGTGCGACAAAATTGTTCCCGGCTTGTTGATTGGCGCACTGCAATTTGGCCATTTGCCAACGATTTTCGTTCCCGCTGGCCCAATGACGACCGGTATTGCCAATAAAGAAAAAAACATCACCCGCCAATTGTTTGCTGAAGGCAAGGTAGGGCGTGATGCGTTGTTGGCTTCCGAAGAAGGTTCATACCATGGCCCAGGTACCTGTACCTTCTTTGGTACGGCCAACTCAAATCAAATGCTAATGGAAATTATGGGTTTGCATATGCCAGGTGCGGCATTTACCAATCCAGGTACACCATTGCGTGACGCATTGACAGTCGCAGCAACTAAACGTGCTGCACAGATTACCGCTTTGGGTAACGAATTTATTCCTGTCGGCAAAGTGATTGATGAAAAGGCCATCATTAACGGCATTATTGGCTTGCTGGCAACCGGTGGTTCAACTAACCACACTATTCACTTGATCGCGATCGCGCGCGCAGCTGGTGTGATTATTAATTGGTCCGACTTTAATGATTTGTCGGCGATTATTCCTCTGTTGGCTAAGGTGTACCCAAATGGTGCAGCCGATGTGAATCACTTCCATGCTGCGGGCGGCATGGGTTATCTGATTCGTGAGTTGCTCGATGCAGGGCTGTTGCACGAAGACGTATGGACTGCAGCTGGTTTCGGTTTGCGTCATTATGCACAAGAACCTTTCCTTGATAATGGCGTTGCTGTTTGGCGCGATGCTCCAGTGCAGAGCGGTGATGATTCGGTACTTCGCACTGCTGCTAATCCATTCCAAGCCGATGGCGGTACGAAGTTACTGCAGGGTAATTTGGGTCGCGCAGTTATTAAAACTTCTGCGGTTGCGGTAGAGCACCGTATTGTAAATGCGCCAGCTATCGTTTTTGATGACCAAGAAGATGTTATTGCTGCATTTAAGCGCGGTGAATTGGAGCGTGACTTTGTTGCGGTAGTTCGCTTCCAAGGGCCGCGTGCGAATGGTATGCCTGAGCTGCATAAGCTCACGCCACCGTTGGGTGTTTTACAGGACCGTGGTTTTAAAGTGGCGCTGGTGACCGATGGTCGCATGTCTGGTGCATCGGGCAAGGTTCCTGCTGCGATCCATATTACGCCTGAGGTGGTTTCAGGTGGTGCATTAGGCAAGGTTCGCACGGGTGATATGATTTTACTGAACGCTGAAACAGGTGAGCTAGTAGCGCAAGTGGATGCTGCAGAGTGGAATACTCGTGAAGTTGCTACTGCCGATTTGAGTGCGAATGGCTTTGGCATGGGGCGTGAATTGTTCACGACCTTCCGTGCTGCCGCGACTGGTGCAGAAGAAGGTGCTATTAGCCTCGGTTTGGCGCATTAA
- the aceF gene encoding dihydrolipoyllysine-residue acetyltransferase: protein MSNIIELKIPDIGGHAGVEVIEVFVKVGDVIEKEQSLITLETDKATMEVPATEGGVVKEVKIKVGDKASEGDVVLMLEVGAAAAAPAPAATAAPAPAAAPVAAPAAAAIVEVHVPDIGNFDAVEVIEVNVKVGDTIAIDDGLITLESDKASMEVPSTAAGVVESIAVKLGDKVAQGALVLTVRSSAAAAAPVAAASAPVAAAPAPVAAPAAVAAPVAAPAAVASAPAKFDEANFNKAHASPSVRKFARELGVDLSKVAGKGPKGRILHEDVQSFVKSVMTSAVASSLAAPAASGASLGGGIDLLPWPKVDFAKFGPIETKPLSRIKKISGANLHRNWVVIPHVTFNDECDITELEEFRKQVGKEWEKSGLKISPLAFIIKAAAEALKAFPEMNSSLDGDNLVLKQYYHIGFAADTPNGLVVPVIKDADKKGLKEICKELTELSLAAREGKLKPTDMQGATFTISSLGGIGGTGFTPIVNAPEVAILGVCKSQIKPVWNGKEFAPRLMCPLSLSFDHRVIDGAQAGRFTVHLGKLLSDVRRLIL from the coding sequence ATGAGCAACATTATTGAATTGAAGATCCCGGACATCGGCGGCCACGCAGGCGTTGAAGTCATTGAAGTATTTGTCAAAGTTGGTGACGTGATCGAGAAAGAGCAATCTTTGATCACTTTGGAAACCGACAAAGCCACTATGGAAGTGCCAGCCACTGAAGGCGGTGTCGTTAAAGAAGTTAAAATCAAAGTCGGCGATAAAGCCTCCGAAGGCGATGTAGTCTTGATGCTGGAAGTCGGCGCAGCCGCTGCGGCTCCTGCACCTGCAGCTACTGCGGCACCTGCTCCAGCTGCCGCACCAGTCGCAGCACCTGCTGCGGCCGCGATCGTTGAAGTGCATGTACCCGATATCGGTAACTTCGACGCGGTTGAAGTAATCGAGGTCAACGTCAAAGTTGGCGACACCATCGCGATTGATGATGGCCTAATTACGTTGGAATCTGACAAAGCCAGCATGGAAGTACCATCAACTGCCGCTGGTGTAGTAGAAAGCATCGCAGTTAAACTCGGCGACAAAGTAGCACAAGGCGCACTGGTATTGACTGTACGCTCTAGCGCAGCTGCCGCAGCGCCAGTCGCAGCGGCATCAGCACCAGTTGCTGCGGCTCCTGCTCCAGTTGCTGCTCCAGCCGCTGTAGCAGCTCCCGTTGCCGCACCGGCAGCAGTTGCTTCTGCACCGGCTAAATTTGACGAAGCGAACTTCAACAAAGCGCACGCTTCGCCATCAGTACGCAAATTTGCGCGTGAATTGGGCGTGGATTTGAGCAAAGTGGCAGGTAAAGGCCCGAAAGGCCGTATCTTGCACGAAGACGTTCAGTCATTTGTTAAATCAGTGATGACCAGCGCCGTTGCATCTTCATTGGCTGCTCCAGCAGCCAGCGGCGCATCTCTGGGTGGCGGCATTGATTTGTTGCCATGGCCAAAAGTCGATTTCGCCAAATTCGGCCCAATCGAAACCAAGCCACTGAGCCGCATCAAGAAAATCTCTGGCGCCAATCTGCACCGTAACTGGGTCGTGATCCCGCACGTGACGTTCAACGACGAGTGCGATATCACCGAGCTGGAAGAATTCCGCAAGCAAGTCGGCAAAGAGTGGGAAAAATCAGGCCTGAAGATCAGCCCATTGGCGTTCATCATCAAGGCCGCCGCTGAAGCGCTCAAAGCCTTCCCGGAAATGAATTCATCACTCGACGGCGACAATCTGGTTCTGAAACAGTACTACCACATCGGCTTCGCCGCTGACACGCCAAACGGCTTGGTAGTACCAGTGATCAAAGACGCCGACAAAAAAGGCCTGAAAGAAATCTGCAAAGAGCTGACCGAATTGTCGTTAGCGGCCCGCGAAGGCAAACTGAAGCCAACCGATATGCAAGGCGCAACCTTCACGATTTCTAGCTTGGGCGGCATCGGCGGCACGGGCTTTACACCGATCGTGAATGCACCTGAAGTGGCAATCCTGGGCGTATGCAAATCGCAAATCAAACCAGTTTGGAACGGCAAAGAATTTGCGCCACGTCTGATGTGCCCATTGTCGCTGTCATTCGATCACCGCGTGATCGATGGCGCGCAAGCGGGTCGCTTCACAGTGCATCTGGGCAAATTGCTTAGCGACGTTCGCCGCTTGATTCTCTAA
- the pgi gene encoding glucose-6-phosphate isomerase translates to MSNLTSSPAWQALIEHYKEIKPLHMRDLFLNDPHRFEKFSLETGGLFFDYSKNRITEQTMALLFDLARQSGVKERIEKMFSGEKINITENRAVLHTALRNLDHNPIVVDGEDVMPKVNAVKEQIGHFSDKVRSGEWQGYTGKPITDIVNIGIGGSDLGPLMVCQSLKEYGHARLSMHFVSTVDGDQIVSTLKLLNPETTLFIIASKTFTTQETITNARTARAWFVKAAGDEKHIAKHFVAVSTNSKAVAEFGIDTNNMFEFWDWVGGRYSLWSAIGLPIAIYLGKHNYQDLLHGAYTMDQHFRGKPFEQNLPVIMAMLGIWYGNFFGANTHLVSPYNQCMSRFPAYLQQLDMESNGKTVDLDGNQVDYATGPVVWGDAGINGQHAYYQMLHQGTQIVPIDFIATIEHPDIPEPHSTILMANFFAQTEAFMRGKNEAEVRAELEKSGITGQAQDELMPHKIFKGNRPTNTIIMQRLTPRRLGALIALYEHKIFVQGTVWNINSYDQWGVELGKQLAKLIESDLTTPGLTTSHDASTNGLINYFKRNTPR, encoded by the coding sequence ATGTCCAATTTAACTTCGTCGCCGGCTTGGCAAGCGCTCATCGAGCATTACAAAGAAATCAAACCACTGCACATGCGTGATTTGTTTCTGAACGATCCACATCGCTTTGAGAAATTCTCCCTTGAAACCGGTGGTCTATTTTTTGATTACTCAAAAAACCGCATCACCGAGCAAACCATGGCGTTGTTGTTCGACCTGGCTCGCCAATCTGGTGTCAAAGAGCGGATCGAGAAAATGTTCTCGGGTGAAAAAATCAATATCACCGAAAACCGCGCCGTATTGCATACCGCCTTGCGCAATCTGGATCACAATCCGATTGTGGTGGATGGCGAAGATGTGATGCCGAAAGTGAACGCGGTCAAAGAGCAAATCGGCCACTTCTCGGATAAAGTTCGCTCAGGGGAGTGGCAAGGCTATACCGGCAAACCGATTACCGACATCGTGAACATTGGGATCGGCGGCTCGGATTTGGGGCCATTAATGGTCTGTCAGTCGCTCAAAGAATACGGCCATGCCCGCCTGTCGATGCATTTTGTTTCGACGGTTGATGGTGATCAGATTGTTTCAACGTTGAAATTACTCAACCCAGAAACCACGCTATTTATTATTGCGTCAAAAACCTTTACCACCCAAGAAACCATTACCAATGCCCGCACCGCGCGCGCTTGGTTCGTCAAAGCAGCGGGCGATGAAAAACACATCGCCAAGCACTTTGTTGCCGTATCGACCAATAGCAAAGCCGTCGCTGAGTTTGGTATCGACACCAATAATATGTTCGAGTTTTGGGATTGGGTAGGTGGTCGCTACTCGCTATGGTCAGCGATTGGTTTGCCGATTGCAATCTACTTGGGCAAACACAATTACCAAGATTTGCTGCACGGTGCTTACACCATGGACCAGCATTTCCGTGGCAAACCATTTGAGCAAAATCTGCCGGTGATTATGGCGATGCTTGGCATTTGGTACGGCAACTTTTTTGGTGCCAACACCCATCTGGTTTCACCGTATAACCAATGTATGTCACGCTTCCCAGCCTATTTGCAACAGCTGGATATGGAATCGAACGGTAAAACCGTTGATCTTGATGGCAATCAGGTTGATTACGCCACAGGCCCGGTGGTGTGGGGTGATGCGGGGATCAACGGTCAGCACGCTTATTACCAGATGTTGCACCAAGGCACGCAAATCGTACCGATCGACTTTATCGCAACGATTGAGCACCCCGATATTCCAGAGCCACACAGCACCATCTTGATGGCCAATTTCTTCGCCCAAACCGAAGCATTTATGCGCGGTAAAAACGAAGCTGAAGTACGTGCGGAGCTCGAAAAATCTGGTATTACCGGCCAAGCGCAAGACGAGCTAATGCCACACAAGATTTTCAAAGGCAACCGTCCAACTAATACCATCATCATGCAGCGCCTGACACCACGTCGTCTGGGTGCATTGATCGCCCTGTACGAACACAAAATTTTTGTACAAGGCACCGTGTGGAACATTAACTCCTACGATCAGTGGGGTGTTGAATTAGGCAAACAATTGGCTAAGCTGATCGAATCCGATTTGACTACACCAGGCTTAACGACTAGCCATGACGCATCAACCAATGGCTTGATTAACTATTTCAAACGCAATACACCGCGCTAA
- the zwf gene encoding glucose-6-phosphate dehydrogenase: MTAIDAFDIVFFGGTGDLALRKLLPALYHQDQDGNLPSEGRVICLGRSPSDTAAYVDKAHVKAKEYLGSHYNESDWKKFAARIEYLKVDANTEADFVALAETLNKFPARERVFYLSTAPDFFAPIAKNLAAQGLNQGNSRVVLEKPLGHDLESSNKINDEVGEYFTEKQIYRIDHYLGKEPVLNLIALRFANTLLEPLWRREWIRDVQITVTEQVGVETRADFYDKTGALRDMVQNHLLQLLTIVAMEPPASIDADAVRDEKLKVLRALKPLSVDDVKTKVVRGQYRAGAVGGKPVVGYQDEPGVPAGSKAETFVALKAEIETWRWAGVPFFLRTGKRLGDRLAQIVINFREVPTSTFGKNTRPNRLVIELQPDESVRLYMMAKEPGKDRLREVYLDLDFKEAFSTRSPEAYERLLMDVIKGDLSLFVRRDEQRAAWRWVEPIIESWENSSEGPKTYTAGTWGPAASSALLSRDGLCWHEEA; the protein is encoded by the coding sequence ATGACTGCGATCGACGCTTTCGATATCGTATTTTTTGGCGGCACAGGTGACCTCGCTTTACGCAAGTTACTTCCTGCACTTTACCACCAAGACCAAGACGGCAATTTGCCAAGCGAAGGTCGAGTTATCTGTTTGGGCCGTAGCCCTTCTGACACCGCAGCTTATGTCGACAAAGCCCATGTGAAGGCGAAAGAATACCTTGGCAGCCATTATAACGAAAGTGACTGGAAGAAATTCGCTGCGCGCATTGAATACCTAAAAGTCGATGCAAATACTGAAGCTGACTTCGTCGCTCTAGCTGAAACACTCAACAAATTTCCGGCACGCGAACGCGTTTTCTACCTCTCAACAGCGCCTGACTTTTTTGCCCCGATTGCCAAAAACCTGGCAGCACAAGGCTTGAACCAAGGCAATTCCCGCGTTGTGTTGGAAAAACCACTGGGTCATGATCTGGAATCATCCAACAAGATTAATGACGAGGTGGGCGAATACTTCACCGAGAAACAGATCTACCGGATCGACCACTACTTGGGTAAAGAGCCAGTACTGAATTTGATCGCACTGCGCTTTGCCAACACGCTACTTGAGCCGCTGTGGCGCCGCGAATGGATTCGCGATGTGCAAATCACCGTAACCGAACAAGTGGGCGTGGAAACCCGTGCCGACTTCTACGACAAGACCGGTGCGCTGCGCGATATGGTACAAAACCACTTGCTGCAATTGCTAACCATCGTGGCGATGGAGCCACCAGCATCGATTGATGCCGATGCAGTTCGTGACGAGAAACTGAAAGTGCTGCGCGCGCTCAAACCACTGAGCGTTGATGATGTAAAAACTAAAGTGGTTCGTGGCCAGTACCGTGCTGGTGCGGTTGGTGGCAAGCCTGTTGTTGGTTATCAGGATGAACCAGGCGTGCCTGCTGGCTCTAAAGCAGAAACCTTCGTTGCGTTAAAGGCCGAAATCGAAACCTGGCGTTGGGCAGGTGTACCTTTCTTCCTGCGTACCGGCAAACGCCTAGGAGATCGTCTGGCGCAGATCGTGATCAATTTCCGCGAAGTACCAACGTCGACCTTTGGCAAAAACACGCGCCCAAATCGCTTGGTGATCGAGTTGCAACCCGATGAGTCAGTCCGTCTGTACATGATGGCCAAAGAACCGGGCAAAGACCGTTTGCGCGAAGTGTATTTGGATCTGGATTTCAAAGAAGCCTTTAGCACTCGCAGCCCAGAAGCTTACGAGCGTTTGCTGATGGATGTGATCAAAGGCGATCTGTCATTGTTCGTGCGTCGTGACGAACAACGTGCCGCTTGGCGTTGGGTTGAGCCAATTATCGAATCTTGGGAAAACAGCAGCGAAGGCCCTAAAACCTACACCGCTGGTACTTGGGGCCCTGCCGCTTCTTCGGCGCTGCTTTCACGTGACGGCCTATGCTGGCACGAAGAAGCATAA